From one Triticum urartu cultivar G1812 chromosome 3, Tu2.1, whole genome shotgun sequence genomic stretch:
- the LOC125542896 gene encoding monothiol glutaredoxin-S2-like: MQAVAGIRRGLTIDPAGEEEAPAQRFGRLVRESPVVIFARRGCYMAHVMKSLLAAVGAHATVIELEGPAEERAAVEAGGHAAVPALFVGGAPVGGLEGLMGLHLSGLLVPRLREVGALRA; encoded by the coding sequence ATGCAGGCGGTGGCGGGCATCCGGCGGGGGCTGACCATAGACCCGgccggggaggaggaggcgccggCGCAGCGGTTCGGGCGGCTGGTCCGGGAGAGCCCCGTGGTCATCTTCGCGCGCCGCGGCTGCTACATGGCGCACGTCATGAAGAGCCTCCTCGCGGCCGTCGGCGCGCACGCCACCGTCATCGAGCTGGAGGGCCCCGCCGAGGAGCGCGCGGCGGTGGAGGCCGGCGGCCACGCGGCCGTGCCGGCGCTCTTCGTGGGCGGCGCGCCGGTGGGCGGCCTGGAGGGCCTCATGGGGCTCCACCTCAGCGGCCTCCTCGTCCCACGCCTCCGCGAGGTCGGCGCCCTCCGCGCCTAG